In Topomyia yanbarensis strain Yona2022 chromosome 2, ASM3024719v1, whole genome shotgun sequence, one DNA window encodes the following:
- the LOC131681171 gene encoding zwei Ig domain protein zig-8, whose amino-acid sequence MRHPTFRIILALVSLHHVTGSIQVGKTGPNDNTFKTLPRLFWQEISSPFTDLPDDDLEEESEESTTQHDPYPFFDDANMTANVTTQLGNDVYLHCRVNDLRERTVSWVRRKGDEIHLITVGRHTYSSDSRYSLQYQPPNNWQLLIQYANERDEGHYECQISSYPPLVYLVYLIVVVPKVEIVDERGVATVDKFYKAGSTIELKCIISKVPQPTSYVTWKHGLRMLNYDTSRGGISSGDEDDES is encoded by the exons ATGAGGCATCCAACGTTTCGGATAATATTGGCCCTGGTTTCGTTGCACCATGTAACCGGATCCATACAAG TTGGCAAAACCGGTCCGAATGACAACACGTTCAAGACATTACCACGGTTATTTTGGCAAGAAATATCATCACCCTTCACCGATCTACCAGATGACGACCTTGAGGAGGAATCGGAGGAAAGCACCACCCAGCATGACCCATATCCTTTCTTCGACGATGCGAACATGACGGCAAACGTTACCACCCAGCTGGGTAACGATGTGTATTTGCACTGCCGGGTGAACGATTTGCGAGAACGAACC GTATCCTGGGTTCGACGGAAAGGCGACGAAATCCATTTAATTACAGTCGGTCGCCATACGTACAGCAGCGATTCCCGGTACTCGTTGCAGTATCAACCGCCCAATAATTGGCAGCTGTTGATCCAATACGCTAACGAGAGGGACGAGGGCCATTATGAGTGTCAGATTTCATCCTATCCGCCTCTGGTGTATCTTGTTTATCTAATCGTTGTGG TGCCAAAAGTGGAAATTGTTGATGAGAGAGGTGTTGCAACAGTAGATAAATTTTACAAAGCCGGAAGCACCATCGAGCTCAAGTGTATCATCAGCAAGGTCCCACAGCCGACCAGTTACGTGACGTGGAAGCACGGTCTAAGGATGCTAAATTATGACACCAGCAGGGGCGGAATCAG